From Fulvivirga lutea:
AATGTAAGGATAGAGGAAGAGCTCAGGGCTGCTAACATCAACACTTTCATCGTCTTCATCGAGATTCATGTTTAACTGTTGGTTACAAAACTCTGCTAGATTAGGGAGTGCTGTTTTATTAGCATACCAATCGCCACCACCATCATACTTAAGTTTGGCTAGTTTTAACCTGTCCTGCGCTTGTATATTGTAGACAGAAATTAGAAGAGTAATGATTAAAAGCTTTTTCATAAAGTATAAATCAAAAATAGGAATCACACAGACAAGTTTTCGATTAAACTACATTTTTCATTAAAATTGAACTATGGATGCCGACAGTATCATTATCAGCATACGAAAAATACTACGATCAGTTAACTTGGAATCCAAACGTATTCAAAAGGAGCACGGCATTAGTATACCCCAATTACTTTTACTTACTTTTTTAAGTAAGCAACCAGGTTTTAAGGCCACTCACAAAGAAGTTTCTCAGTACCTCAACTTAAACTCATCAACAATTACAGGCATTACCTCCAGATTAGAAAAGAAAGGTGTGATTGCACGAGTAACCAAACCGGAAGATAGGAGGGTGAGTTTTATTACCCTTACAGCTTTAGGGCAACAATTATTAAAATCTACACCCAAATTAATGCATGAGCGACTTGCACAAAAGCTACAATCTACAGATCCCAAAAAAGTAAAGGAGCTAGAGAAGGCTTTCAGTTTAGTGATTGAATTCATGGGTATTCAGGATATAGAAGCAGCACCCGTGATTACGGTTGATGAATTTAACTCCTAAATAGTTCAGCACAAACTATTTATTAAATCTCCATTAAAACATTCTAAAATGGATTATTAGTATTGCTTTGGTTAGTTTTGCCAAAATTAATTTCTACAGAAACTAATTTATGCACATAATAGACCTGACGATCTTTATCGTCTACATGATAATAATGCTGGGGGTAGGGTTTTTCTTTTTAAAGAAGAACAAAAGCACGGACGATTATTACGTTGGAGGTAGGAACATGGGATCG
This genomic window contains:
- a CDS encoding MarR family winged helix-turn-helix transcriptional regulator, coding for MDADSIIISIRKILRSVNLESKRIQKEHGISIPQLLLLTFLSKQPGFKATHKEVSQYLNLNSSTITGITSRLEKKGVIARVTKPEDRRVSFITLTALGQQLLKSTPKLMHERLAQKLQSTDPKKVKELEKAFSLVIEFMGIQDIEAAPVITVDEFNS